TGCCAGCAAAATTGATTTGACTAATTCGAGTCTGGTAATGCAGTTTGGGGTTGGCGCGCAAAAAAAGATTGCTGATTTTTCTGAAACCGCATTAAATAATGTTCGGACAAAGGACATGGGTGAAGTAGGAAAAATGCTTGGCGACATGGTTTTGGAACTTAAAAATTTTGATGCGGAAGAGGAAGAAAAAGGATTTTTGGGCTTTTTCAAAAAAACCAGTAACAAATTAAGCTCGATGCAAACACGCTATGCAACTGCCGAGACCAATGTTAACCGGATCTGTGAAGCGTTGGAAAAACATCAAATACAGTTACTAAAAGATGTTGCCATGTTGGATAAGTTATATGATGTAAATAAAACCTATTTTAAAGAATTATCAATGTATATTTTAGCTGGGAAAAAGAAACTTCAAAAAGTTGAAAGTATCGAGTTACCGGAGCTGATCAAGCGATCTCAAATTAGCGGGTTACCGGAAGATGCTCAGGCGGTTAATGACTTATCGGCGATGTGCAACCGTTTTGAGAAAAAAATCCATGATCTCGAATTGACCCGGATGATTTCGATTCAAATGGCTCCACAAATCCGTCTGGTACAAAACAATGACACCTTAATGGCTGAGAAAATCCAATCTTCGATTGTTAATACGATCCCGTTATGGAAAAGCCAAATGGTTTTAGCACTTGGGGTCGTTCATTCCGGACAGGCTGCGAAAGCCCAGCGGGAAGTTACCAACATGACGAATGAATTGTTGCGAAAAAATGCCGAAACGCTCAAGATGGAATCAATCGCGACCGCGAAAGAATCAGAACGGGGGATTGTCGATATTGAAACGTTACGCATTTCTAATGAGTCATTGATATCTACTTTTGATGAAGTGCTAAGAATTCAGACTGAAGGACGACAAAAACGAAAAGAAGTTGAAGTTGAACTGGAAAAACTGGAAAATGATTTAAAAAACAAAATGCTGGAACTGCGACGATAAATAGATAAAAAAACCAATTGGTTAAAAACTGATTGGTTTTTTTAATTAATCGAGCAAACCGAAAATTGCTAAACAATTGTACAAAAAAGACGGATAGGGATTAAATTTATTTAAATCAGCCGAACGACAAGGCACGGATGATGAAGATTCGAAAAGCCAAAGAAAACGGATCGAAATAGCTAAAATTGTACGATATACTAATAATACTACTGATAAATTAGGTATGAAGCCATTGAAAACTATTGCAAATTGGATATAATAATAATGAACATGCTACGAGTTCATTTGAACAGTTGGTGTCGCTACGGGGCAACGATTTTATCAAATAATTTTTAAATGTAAAGTGAGCGCAAGGTGGAAATGTTTTAAATAATTTATCAATTTTAGGAGGAAAGTTATGTCGACTTTTTATACCAATGATCATGTTGAATTGTATTATGAGGTAAAAGGTGAAGGAAAACCAATACTCATGCTGCCAGGCTGGACTTGTACAGCACAATTTTTTAAAAAGAACAGCGATGTTCTAGCAGAAAATTTTAAAGTTATTTTGATGGACTTTCGTGGACATGGCGAATCGGAAAAAGTCCTCCATAGTCATCGGATTTCACGTTATGCGATGGATGTAAAGGAGTTACTGGATCAACTGGATGTAAAGGAAGTCACGGCGATCGGCTGGTCGATGGGAGCCGCGGTGTTGTGGAGTTATCTTGAGTTATTCGGAAATGATCGGATCAGTAAATTGGTGTGTGTTGATCAAGCACCGCTGCAATACACCGGACCGGATTGGGTTTGGGGACAAAATGGTTGTTATGATGTCGAAATGTTTATCCGAACGTGTTATGATGTTAAATATGCGCCAAGAGAAAGCGCAGAAGGTTTGGCTTATGGTTGCCTGTATCATGAACCATCCGCAGAAGAAGTAAAATTTATTGCTGACGAAATTTCAAAATGTCCACCATATGTACGAATTGAGATCATGCGGGACCATACAAATTTGGATTGGCGGGACTTCCTACCCTATGTTAATCTGCCAACTTTAGTTTGTGTTGCGCGCAACAGTGCGGTATTTGACTGGCAGGGCAGTGCTTATGTGGCTGAACATATTCCGGCCGCCAAACTAGAATTTTTCGAAGACTCCGGTCACATGCTGTTCTGGGAAGAGTCAGAAAAATTCAACCAGATTATTGCAGAGTTTGTAAAAAATTAAACCAAGATAAAAGCATGGGTAGTGATTAATACTCATGCTTTTGTATTTAAATGGAGACAAGTTAAAAATCTAATTAGAGGAGATCAGAAAATGAAAATTGTCATTGCTCCGGATTCTTTTAAGGGATCTCTTTCGTCCACTGTGGTATGCGATATTATTGAAGGGGCAATTTTAAAAAAAATGCCGACTACAAAAATCATTAAAATCCCGGTGTCGGATGGTGGCGAAGGGTTGGTTAATACCTTGTTCAAGCACCATTCAGATGGTGAAATGATCAAAATACCGGTCAAAGATCCTTTATTTAGAGCAATTATTGCGGAATATGGGATTATTAATGAAAAGGTTGCTGTCATTGAAATGGCGGCGGCTTCTGGTCTGACTTTACTTACCCCGGATGAACTTAATCCGTTGTTGACGACGACTTATGGAACCGGCGAAATGATTTTTGATGCTGTGGTCAATCACGGTTGTGAAAAAATTATTTTGGGGTTGGGTGGAAGTGCTACAAATGATGGTGGTTTGGGACTGGTAAGTGCTTTAGGGGTTCGTTTTTTTGACCAAAATGAACAGCTTCTGATCCCTAATGGTGAAAATTTAAAGCAAGTTGTATCAATCGATACGAGTCAAATGAATCCTGCTTTGTCGAAAGTTGAGATAATCATTGCTTGTGATGTAGAAAATGTATTATGCGGAAAAAATGGTGCAGCGGCGATATACGGGCCCCAAAAAGGTGCCAATGATCGGACCATTGATCTGCTCGATCAGGGGCTTTATTATTTTGGCCAATTGCTGGAGAAACAGACAGGGATGGATTTGATAAACCTAAAGGGAATTGGTGCAGCCGGCGGCACAGCATTACCGTTAGTGGCATTATTGAAAGCAAAGCTAAATTCCGGCCTGGAGATCGTATTGGACGAAATACAATTTGATGCACGCATTGACGGCGCTGACCTGATTATTACGGGAGAAGGAAAAACAGACGGACAGAGTGTTATGGGGAAGGTAATTTCAGGAATTGGCAATCGTGGTAAAAATCAGAATATTCCGGTTATTGTTGTGTCCGGAGCATTGGACACGGGGTATGAAAGTATTTATGATCATGGCATTGTTGCGGCGTTTTCACTATTTAATAACAATAACGGATTAATTTGGCACATGGAAAATGCGGCTCAATTATTGGAAGATGTTATTCATAATCTCTTTTGTTTTCTGGCTGCTATTTGTATGATGCCACAAAAATCGAGGTAAAATGTAAAAAATGTCTTTTTAGAAGGCCATAAGGAGTTAATCGATGCTGGACAAAAAAATTGCTCAAAAGATTGCCGATGAGGTTATCAATAGTTTGGGCTATAATATCAATGTGATGAATGAGAATGCAATCATTATCGGAAGCGGATCACCGGAACGAATTGGCACTTACCATGAAATTGCAATGAATGCGATTTGCAACAGAGAGATCTGTGAAGTGAATGAAGAAGAAGCAAAAAAACTTCAAGGCGTCAAATCGGGAATTAATCTGCCAATTGTTGATAAAAAAGGAATCGTGATCGGAGTCGTAGGAATAACAGGTGATCCGGATGAAGTCCGAAATATTGGAAAGCTGGTGAAAATGGCAGCGGAACTGATTATTGAACAGCAAGAATCGATGAACCGTTTTTATTCACACCGAAATGATAAAGAAATATTTTTAAATACGATCATCAGTGATCAACTGACAATCAGTGAAGAAGAAATTGAAAAATGGGGAAACCGGATCGGTTATGATATGGAAAGATATCGAGTCGCGCTGATCATTCATTTTAATTTAAATCAGGAGCCCCCGGAAAAAGGAGCACTGGAAAAAAAACTCAGTGCAATAAAGGTATCAAATGCCCACTTAAAACAAGATATCTCGTCGGTTATGTCAGGGGGGTATATCCTGATCTTAAAAACCGTTAAAGGGACGGAACCTTGGGAGATTGAAAAATCGATTAATCAATACCTTGAAAATGTAATCACGCTTGAAGATAAAAAAAACATGCGTTTTTTTGTTGGTGGTTATTATCAAGGCATAAAAGGATATGCTAAATCCTACGGGAGTGCGTATGGCATGTACCGAAGCGGTATTTATCAGCAGAACCAGCTAATATATTTTGAACATTATCATTATTTCTGGCAACTTTATAATCAGATCGACAAGGAAACATACGCGTTGGTGATCGAACCCTATATCGAAAAAATAAAGACTTCCTTTGGCAAGGGAACCGATGATGCAATGTTAACCATGAGAAAGATGTTTGAGTATCATTTTCATTTTGAAAAGGTCGCCGAGGCTTTATTTATTCATAAGAATACCGTAATTTTCAGAAAAAAAAAGATGGAAGAATGTCTGGGTTTTTCATTAAAATGTGGCGGTGGGAAAAATCTCTTATTCATCATTATTTTAAATCATTATGAAAAATTAAAAAAGATTAAAGAACTATCTCAAGAAAGTAAAATTTCTCAGTTATTATAGAATTGTAACTAAAAATATGATATTATAGTTACAAATAATAATTGAAAGAGGAATAGAATTGGACGACGTACCCTTATCTGAGACAAAAATGGAACAATCAAATCAAATGATTCATTATAGACATGAGCTGAATGTCAGGTCTATTTACTGGGAGGAATCTTAGTCAATGGATAATAGTACAATAAGTTTTATTGGCATTTTAGGGTTGATGTTGCTTATTTCAGCCTATTTTTCTGCAACAGAAACAGCCTTTTCTTCACTTAATCGTATTCGGATAAAAAATCTTGCTAAAGACGGAAACAAACGAGCAGCTCAAGTTTTAGAGCTTTCTGAAAATTTTGATACGCTTTTATCGACTATTTTAATTGGCAATAATATTGTTAACATTGCTTCGGCATCGATTGCAACGGTCGTATTTGTAAAATATTATGGAAATGCCGGAGTAACTATTTCGACAGTTGTCATGACCATTGCCGTGCTTATTTTTGGGGAGATTACACCTAAAAGTTTAGCCAAAGATTCACCGGAAAAATTTGCGATGTTTGCCGCGCCGATGATTCGTTTTTTGATCGTTATTTTAATGCCGGTCAATTTTCTTTTTATGCTTTGGAAAAAATTTCTTTCCAAGTTGGTGAAAGTATCTGATGAACGAAGTATGACGGAAGAAGAATTATTAACCATCGTAGAGGAAGCCGAAAACGATGGTGGTATTGAACTCCAGGATGGGGAACTGATCCGAAGTGCCATTGAGTTTAATGACTTGGATGTGGATGATATCCTGACCCATCGCGTTGATGTGGTGGCAATTGATATTGATAATCATAAAGAAGACATTGAAAAAATATTTTTTGATACTGGTTTTTCACGTCTGCCGGTTTACCAAGGAACAATTGACCAGATTATCGGTTTTATCAACCATAAAGATTTTACTCATTATGTGGCCAATGGGGACAGTTCATTAAATGATATTATTAATCCGGTTTTATTTATTACTCCGAATATGAAAATATCCAAACTGTTAACCTTGCTCCAACAAAAAAAATGTCATATTGCCGTGGTCTCGGATGAGTACGGTGGAACCGCCGGAATTGTCACACTGGAGGATGTCATTGAGGAATTGGTTGGCGAAATATGGGACGAACATGATGAAGTTATTGATGAGTTTGTAAAAGTTACCGAAAATGAATATAAGATATTAGGTAAAGCTAATCTGGGAAAAATGTTTGATCTGTTTGATATGGATGACGAATTTGATATGATTACGGTGGGAGGATGGATTGTCGAACTGTTGGACAGAGTTCCGGCAATCGGTGAATCATTTGAATATGAGGATTTAACGATCACGATCATCCAGGCAGATGAACGTCATGTCATTGAAATTAAGGTTATTAAACAACAAAGAATTGTAACAGAAGATTAAAAAACGGTTGATTTTAGATAAGTTGTTGAGTTACGATAATATTAAAAATATCGTTATCTTAACTGAAAAAATTTAAATGCTCCTGAAGACGAAGGTCTTCAGGAGCATTTTTAGTATGGTTTAAAGCATGATATTGTCGACGGTTTCATTAAAGGTGGTGATATATTCATTTCTTTTTTCAAGAGTTAAAGTTTTACCTTTTAGTAAATAGAGATAGTCTTCAAAAGATTGAATCAGTAGACTGTTAAGCAGATTATATTTTTCTAAAATAACCGGATCTTTTTTAAAACTTAACTCCCAGGTATCTTTCATGTAGGAAAAGATATGGTTGGTCATATCGCGAAGCATTCCGGCTAACATCGCGACCTTGGGATTAAGGTAATCGGTATCGGCTTCATACGTGGAATGTTCGGAAATGTTCAGCCGCCCCTGATCCTGAAGGATTTTGTAGGATGAGCTCCCTTGGAGAATAATCATGTGATGATATAATACATTGACACTGATTTCCAGTTTATCAAGCAGACCATTTCGTTTTAGAAAGTCATAATTAATTTTTAAATCTTCCAAGGTCGAGTCGGGCTCAAACATAATAAAACCGACGCTGGGTTCAATGCCATATTTTCTAAGAATCCGCAGGGCATTTTCATTATCTTCAACAGTTGTCAGCTTATTCAGTCGTTTAAGGGCTTCATCACGGCCGCTTTCCAGACCGATCAGGATATGTTTAAGTCCGGCCTCGACCAGTGCTGCAATTGTTTCATCTTCAATATCATTGGCACGGGCTTCGATCCCAAAATGAATAGCGCGTTGTTTGAGCAAAGCTGCCAGTTTCAAGACCCGTTCTTTTCCGGCTTTTCCCGGACCATAAAAGTTGGGGTCCATAAAATAAAAATAGCGAATATCGGTTTCTTTCATGATGACATCAATTTCAGCAATAATGTTCTCAGGACTACGTCCGCGCCATTTTCTTACATTGTTGCCATAATAGGGATTAATATAACAGAAGGTGCAGCCGCCATAACAACCGCGACTGCCGGAAATATTGACTTCTCCAAATGAATAGGAGCTTTTGTTACGCAGCGGAAAAGGCAATGAATCGATATCCAAGACAACTTCTCCACGGGTTGCCACGATGCCATCACTTGTGCGTTGGGCAATACCCTTAGATGGAATCGTTGGAAACGCTTCAACGAGTTTTAAAAAAGTCAGTTCGGTTTCACCCAAAAGTGCTGAATCAAGGGCAGGACAACGACTTAAGATTTCTTCATAGGCAAAAGTAGGATAAAAGCCATAAACACAAACGTAGGCAATGGCATAAGTTGTTTTGACATGTTCAATAAATTGATAGAGGGTTTTATTATCCTCCCAATGATAGACCAGATGAATGCCAAGAATAACCGGACGAATTTCTTTGATTCGGGCTTCAATTGTTGGGTAGTCGAGTTTTTCGAGATAGCCGTCGACAATGGTGACATCAATATCGCGGGAAGCAAGGATGCCGCCGATATAACCAGTATTTAAACAGGCTGACAGCGGCGCATTAGCAATATCATTGCAGCGTTCTTCGGCGTAAGAGCGGGGATGTTCTAAAAGCATGACTTTCATGGGGTGACCTCCTGCCACATAAAGATATTTTTTTTAGTATGATAAATTTCCAGATCGTAGCGCACCCGATCAAAAGGCTGGGGGTTGTAATAGGTCGGGTAAAGAAGATCGGTTTCGGCGGTAATGACACCATTTTCAAGGGCTTGCCGGGCAACCTTGGTACCCGGCAGGATGCGGATGTTATTAAGAACAATGGTCCCCAGTGTTTTTGATTGATGATGGATATCATAAATAGCATCAATTAGCGCTTTTGCTTCTTGTTGAGTGGCTGGCGTATCGCCAGGGGTATTAACCAAAAAGTGATAAACGGTGACGACACCGCTATTAGCAAGCACCTGAGCGGTATTGAGAATATCCTGAATAACCATATGTTTATCCATTGCATCCAAGGCCGTTTGGCTTAAACCATCAGGCGACAGGGAAAAACATTCACAGCCTGATGCTTTATAAAGGGCCACGTTTTCTTCAGTTAACAGATTTTCGCGAAAAAATCCACTCCAGTTTATTTTTAGCTGGCGGCTGATTAGTTCTTCACAGATAGCATCCAGATGAGACACTGGAATGTTTACCACGGAATCGGTGAAATGAATGCGGGTAACGCCGTAATTTTCATATAAAAACTGAATTTCGTCAACGACTGAGGCCGGGGTACGACAACGCATTTTGTGACCCTGTAGCTGGGGGTAAGAACAATAACCACAGG
This is a stretch of genomic DNA from Acetobacterium woodii DSM 1030. It encodes these proteins:
- a CDS encoding glycerate kinase gives rise to the protein MKIVIAPDSFKGSLSSTVVCDIIEGAILKKMPTTKIIKIPVSDGGEGLVNTLFKHHSDGEMIKIPVKDPLFRAIIAEYGIINEKVAVIEMAAASGLTLLTPDELNPLLTTTYGTGEMIFDAVVNHGCEKIILGLGGSATNDGGLGLVSALGVRFFDQNEQLLIPNGENLKQVVSIDTSQMNPALSKVEIIIACDVENVLCGKNGAAAIYGPQKGANDRTIDLLDQGLYYFGQLLEKQTGMDLINLKGIGAAGGTALPLVALLKAKLNSGLEIVLDEIQFDARIDGADLIITGEGKTDGQSVMGKVISGIGNRGKNQNIPVIVVSGALDTGYESIYDHGIVAAFSLFNNNNGLIWHMENAAQLLEDVIHNLFCFLAAICMMPQKSR
- a CDS encoding toxic anion resistance protein; its protein translation is MEDNMNDYSTVTPTLTFDPFEEEKTVVVNQQQALKADRPVFDESRLTPEERRMVDDFASKIDLTNSSLVMQFGVGAQKKIADFSETALNNVRTKDMGEVGKMLGDMVLELKNFDAEEEEKGFLGFFKKTSNKLSSMQTRYATAETNVNRICEALEKHQIQLLKDVAMLDKLYDVNKTYFKELSMYILAGKKKLQKVESIELPELIKRSQISGLPEDAQAVNDLSAMCNRFEKKIHDLELTRMISIQMAPQIRLVQNNDTLMAEKIQSSIVNTIPLWKSQMVLALGVVHSGQAAKAQREVTNMTNELLRKNAETLKMESIATAKESERGIVDIETLRISNESLISTFDEVLRIQTEGRQKRKEVEVELEKLENDLKNKMLELRR
- a CDS encoding HlyC/CorC family transporter, producing the protein MDNSTISFIGILGLMLLISAYFSATETAFSSLNRIRIKNLAKDGNKRAAQVLELSENFDTLLSTILIGNNIVNIASASIATVVFVKYYGNAGVTISTVVMTIAVLIFGEITPKSLAKDSPEKFAMFAAPMIRFLIVILMPVNFLFMLWKKFLSKLVKVSDERSMTEEELLTIVEEAENDGGIELQDGELIRSAIEFNDLDVDDILTHRVDVVAIDIDNHKEDIEKIFFDTGFSRLPVYQGTIDQIIGFINHKDFTHYVANGDSSLNDIINPVLFITPNMKISKLLTLLQQKKCHIAVVSDEYGGTAGIVTLEDVIEELVGEIWDEHDEVIDEFVKVTENEYKILGKANLGKMFDLFDMDDEFDMITVGGWIVELLDRVPAIGESFEYEDLTITIIQADERHVIEIKVIKQQRIVTED
- the bzaD gene encoding B12 lower ligand biosynthesis radical SAM protein BzaD, with protein sequence MKILFVQALSMEGIDIERVYPIGIVVLASQVERQTNHTLSLFDMNMSMDPYGDLRIQLATHQPDVVCLSLRNIDPLGNKTSSLIPPFAVTLSFIKHCCPSTTILVGGTGFSLFPERLMTEYPEITYGVTGEAEKIIVPLLENLEKPPLLPGLCYRENEKIRIVPPVGDYDMSNYEMPNRDLLNPRPYLEVNKYVEGIGVESKRGCCFTCGYCSYPQLQGHKMRCRTPASVVDEIQFLYENYGVTRIHFTDSVVNIPVSHLDAICEELISRQLKINWSGFFRENLLTEENVALYKASGCECFSLSPDGLSQTALDAMDKHMVIQDILNTAQVLANSGVVTVYHFLVNTPGDTPATQQEAKALIDAIYDIHHQSKTLGTIVLNNIRILPGTKVARQALENGVITAETDLLYPTYYNPQPFDRVRYDLEIYHTKKNIFMWQEVTP
- a CDS encoding CdaR family transcriptional regulator, whose product is MLDKKIAQKIADEVINSLGYNINVMNENAIIIGSGSPERIGTYHEIAMNAICNREICEVNEEEAKKLQGVKSGINLPIVDKKGIVIGVVGITGDPDEVRNIGKLVKMAAELIIEQQESMNRFYSHRNDKEIFLNTIISDQLTISEEEIEKWGNRIGYDMERYRVALIIHFNLNQEPPEKGALEKKLSAIKVSNAHLKQDISSVMSGGYILILKTVKGTEPWEIEKSINQYLENVITLEDKKNMRFFVGGYYQGIKGYAKSYGSAYGMYRSGIYQQNQLIYFEHYHYFWQLYNQIDKETYALVIEPYIEKIKTSFGKGTDDAMLTMRKMFEYHFHFEKVAEALFIHKNTVIFRKKKMEECLGFSLKCGGGKNLLFIIILNHYEKLKKIKELSQESKISQLL
- a CDS encoding alpha/beta fold hydrolase, with product MSTFYTNDHVELYYEVKGEGKPILMLPGWTCTAQFFKKNSDVLAENFKVILMDFRGHGESEKVLHSHRISRYAMDVKELLDQLDVKEVTAIGWSMGAAVLWSYLELFGNDRISKLVCVDQAPLQYTGPDWVWGQNGCYDVEMFIRTCYDVKYAPRESAEGLAYGCLYHEPSAEEVKFIADEISKCPPYVRIEIMRDHTNLDWRDFLPYVNLPTLVCVARNSAVFDWQGSAYVAEHIPAAKLEFFEDSGHMLFWEESEKFNQIIAEFVKN
- a CDS encoding B12-binding domain-containing radical SAM protein, coding for MKVMLLEHPRSYAEERCNDIANAPLSACLNTGYIGGILASRDIDVTIVDGYLEKLDYPTIEARIKEIRPVILGIHLVYHWEDNKTLYQFIEHVKTTYAIAYVCVYGFYPTFAYEEILSRCPALDSALLGETELTFLKLVEAFPTIPSKGIAQRTSDGIVATRGEVVLDIDSLPFPLRNKSSYSFGEVNISGSRGCYGGCTFCYINPYYGNNVRKWRGRSPENIIAEIDVIMKETDIRYFYFMDPNFYGPGKAGKERVLKLAALLKQRAIHFGIEARANDIEDETIAALVEAGLKHILIGLESGRDEALKRLNKLTTVEDNENALRILRKYGIEPSVGFIMFEPDSTLEDLKINYDFLKRNGLLDKLEISVNVLYHHMIILQGSSSYKILQDQGRLNISEHSTYEADTDYLNPKVAMLAGMLRDMTNHIFSYMKDTWELSFKKDPVILEKYNLLNSLLIQSFEDYLYLLKGKTLTLEKRNEYITTFNETVDNIML